The proteins below are encoded in one region of Labeo rohita strain BAU-BD-2019 chromosome 15, IGBB_LRoh.1.0, whole genome shotgun sequence:
- the bach1a gene encoding transcription regulator protein BACH1a, protein MSVDGPRTSVFTFQSAVHSHHVLRSLEELRQKELLCDVTVEVERRSFRAHSSVLASCSDYFYTRLTNQNRPNLTVRLPDEVTVEGFEPLLQFAYTAKLHFTKENILEIHRCAEFLGFQNLDKACFEFLIPKFSDDGGTSKKEKGKSKGQASHEKPQAVCSPNNQNPETGEDRVPQDASTVMQAATSSVESPKDCPPISNEKEMQLDLSPLYARSALYPMGDGQDQFCLQNCGPQLPSASMAGAELCPLSISISSDNEKLRSSAAGCGEDILAIEDEFQKELAMDVHCEPPTDKDLNINITEGHFDQREGPLMPPADCSQQCPLNSVQSSGVLDSISGTPDLSNIGTDDNQVFDSNEQTFSELTPKDCSTERSTVEREVAEHLAKGFWPDLSSTLNEPLPLDSIDQSSAGNGSDFHWLKHLDLGAAPDDCPFLRDLSSSDRQTPGGDTLSKGDTEDSPCMSPINSMENSECESDGDCAQCGSSEQAQEVDLPFPVEQISSMTRRAFLQMLKREQLTPEQLEFVQDVRRRSKNRMAAQRCRKRKLDCIYKLEGEIKKLRSEKEKLLQDHNQLKLSIEDVRQNLSGLCQSLCTDNSPQSEQLQALARYVSSDCPTSVLLTPMASPSLAGPDQDVHANSTLDTFLADTCPEVDSVALRSPTAFLQDNNIQSTVTDPAP, encoded by the exons ATGTCTGTGGATGGCCCCCGGACCTCTGTTTTCACCTTTCAGTCCGCTGTTCACAGCCATCATGTTCTTCGCTCGCTGGAGGAGCTGAGACAGAAGGAGCTCTTGTGTGATGTGACGGTTGAAGTGGAGCGCAGGAGCTTTCGAGCACACTCTTCAGTGCTGGCTTCCTGCAGCGACTATTTTTATACCAGACTGACAAACCAAAACCGTCCAAACCTCACCGTCAGGTTGCCGGATGAG GTCACGGTGGAAGGATTCGAGCCTCTTCTGCAGTTTGCCTACACTGCAAAACTTCACTTCACGAAGGAAAACATCCTGGAGATCCACAGATGCGCAGAATTTCTCGGATTTCAAAACCTCGATAAAGCCTGCTTTGAATTTCTCATCCCGAAGTTTTCCGATGATGGTGGAACCTCAAAAAAAGAGAAGGGTAAAAGCAAGGGCCAAGCATCACATGAGAAACCCCAAGCCGTGTGCAGTCCAAATAACCAAAACCCTGAAACTGGAGAAGATCGCGTACCTCAAGATGCAAGCACTGTAATGCAGGCTGCAACATCCTCTGTAGAAAGTCCTAAAGATTGTCCCCCAATctcaaatgaaaaagaaatgcagTTAGATCTATCTCCACTTTATGCTAGAAGTGCTTTGTACCCCATGGGTGATGGCCAAGATCAGTTTTGCCTACAGAACTGTGGACCTCAGTTGCCTTCGGCCTCCATGGCGGGCGCTGAACTTTGTCCTTTATCTATTTCTATTTCCAGTGACAATGAGAAACTGCGTTCTTCTGCAGCAGGCTGTGGTGAGGACATTTTAGCAATAGAGGACGAATTCCAGAAGGAGCTAGCAATGGATGTGCATTGTGAACCACCTACTGATAAAGACCTGAACATCAATATCACCGAGGGCCACTTTGACCAACGTGAAGGACCTCTAATGCCGCCCGCTGACTGCAGCCAACAATGTCCTCTAAATTCTGTGCAGTCAAGCGGGGTTTTGGACAGCATTTCTGGCACTCCAGATCTCAGCAACATTGGCACTGATGACAACCAGGTGTTTGATTCCAACGAACAAACGTTCTCTGAACTGACCCCCAAAGATTGCTCCACAGAACGAAGCACGGTGGAAAGGGAAGTGGCTGAGCATCTCGCAAAGGGTTTTTGGCCGGATTTGAGCTCCACATTAAATGAGCCGCTACCTTTGGACTCTATCGACCAGTCGTCTGCAGGAAATGGCTCAGACTTCCACTGGTTAAAGCATCTGGATCTGGGCGCTGCGCCTGATGATTGTCCCTTCCTGAGAGACCTGAGCTCCAGTGATAGACAGACCCCTGGGGGGGACACTCTGTCCAAAGGGGACACTGAAGACAGTCCTTGCATGTCCCCTATTAACTCAATGGAAAACTCTGAGTGTGAATCGGACGGAGACTGCGCGCAGTGCGGTAGCAGTGAACAAGCACAGGAG GTGGATTTGCCATTCCCTGTGGAGCAAATTTCCAGCATGACCCGGAGAGCATTCCTGCAGATGTTAAAGCGTGAGCAGCTGACCCCAGAACAGCTGGAGTTTGTTCAGGATGTGAGACGACGCAGTAAGAACCGCATGGCTGCACAGCGCTGCCGCAAGAGAAAGCTGGACTGCATCTACAAGCTGGAGGGAGAAATCAAGAAACtg AGGAGCGAGAAGGAGAAATTACTGCAAGATCACAACCAGCTGAAGCTCAGCATTGAGGATGTGCGTCAGAACCTCTCTGGCTTGTGTCAGAGCCTCTGTACGGACAACTCGCCACAGTCCGAACAGCTGCAAGCGCTGGCCAGGTACGTCTCCTCCGACTGCCCCACCTCCGTCCTCCTCACCCCCATGGCCTCTCCTAGCCTGGCTGGTCCAGACCAGGACGTCCATGCGAACTCCACCCTGGACACCTTTCTTGCAGACACTTGTCCTGAAGTAGACTCAGTAGCACTCAGGTCGCCCACTGCCTTCCTGCAAGACAACAACATTCAGAGCACTGTTACAGATCCAGCTCCGTGA